One Pelecanus crispus isolate bPelCri1 chromosome 14, bPelCri1.pri, whole genome shotgun sequence genomic window carries:
- the TTI1 gene encoding TELO2-interacting protein 1 homolog — MAVFDTPQEAFGALRPACVQLTRAQTMENVARLQACLAAVGASALQELQEYVLFPLRFALKVPGPKQERLVQSVVQCISSVLAATCVKKQELLQELFSELCTCLSPPSGSSKPAPLSEELKLAVIQALHTLMHSAYGDIILSLYQPSTLPLLGFAVSLLLGLAEQEKAKQIKISALKCLQVLVLQCDCQEHRHLDEDEAQQCGDLFASFLPGISITLSRVITGDIKQGHKPTVSAIRLFYLIVGLVMADAQLARIPKNKEKLPGEQSRISELMVHRGPEWSKSTAEKLSLLLHKMVEFSSVHPHWKVRLELVELVHHLLRNCSQSLVDSFSHLLKAVVGLVNDENSEVQSRCNEVLQGIAEQRIVAQNRALADVLSENLHSLATALPRLMNSQDDMGKVSTLSLLLGYLKLLGPKINIVLNSTSHLHRLSKALMQVLELDVTDVKIVEDRRWGCESACGPSGSLQHGAQKRRCQEKYFRFFTEEKVFQLLQQVCRVLGYYGNLYLLVDHFMGLYGESGMYRKQAAMVLNELIAGAAGIGVDVLQEREISPNMDDLKGSITSILDEYTDQANWYLVTSIDTEEISHEHSVQHSGLAAHPGGACSSSLLLSPESHVTTHTMNGNIWQICIQLEGVGCFAAVLGKEFRLLLLSALYPVLEKAGDKTLLISETALGTLVDICEACSYNSVQSLINENSDYLVNGISLNLRQLAHQAHASQVLDTMLRHSDASLLPLVEDVIQDVLSTLDQSYSSQASTFLRVLHSVMAALVQWFGSSCGEEDQQRQTAEWQSRTASQEQQVVTRQEVERFFLDYVRQKQIAEGNLPDPGDEEADEVPHLAKPEPNNSDMEGETPLPSHAQLAKDVMERCIHLLSDRNLRVRLKVLDVLELCVTVLHPHGNHLLPMAHRVWPALVTRLISDDPLAVLRAFKVLCTLAQKCGDFLRQRFSKDVLPKLTSSLLSQAPASARAGPVYNHTLAFKLQLAVLQGLGSLCEKLDMGESDLNKVADACLIYLSAKQPMKLQEAAQSVFLHLMHMDPDSTWLLLNEVCCPHQYEPPHISLRPVKLRGMGRQRNEFTDNVLLLLKRLQQRESATPQAGTQEASPP; from the exons ATGGCCGTCTTCGACACCCCCCAGGAGGCCTTCGGGGCCCTGCGCCCCGCCTGCGTGCAGCTGACGAGGGCGCAGACCATGGAGAACGTGGCGCGGCTGCAGGCCTGCCTGGCGGCGGTCGGCGCCTCGgcgctgcaggagctgcaggagtaCGTCCTCTTCCCCCTGCGCTTCGCCCTGAAGGTGCCGGGGCCCAAGCAGGAGCGGCTGGTGCAGAGCGTGGTGCAGTGCATTTCCTCCGTCCTGGCGGCGACGTGCGTGAAGAAGCAGGAGCTCCTGCAGGAGCTTTTTTCTGAGCTCTGTACGTGCCTCTCCCCACCTTCTGGCTCAAGCAAACCGGCCCCGCTGTCAGAGGAGTTAAAGCTGGCCGTAATCCAGGCACTCCACACCCTGATGCATTCAGCTTATGGGGACATTATCTTGTCTCTGTATCAACCTTCCACCCTTCCCCTCTTAGGATTCGCTGTATCTTTGCTTCTGGGCCTAGCAGAGCAAGAAAAAGCGAAGCAAATTAAGATCTCTGCTTTGAAGTGCTTGCAAGTCCTAGTTCTGCAGTGCGACTGCCAGGAGCATCGACACCTAGATGAAGACGAGGCACAGCAATGTGGggatttgtttgcttcttttctgcCTGGGATTTCCATTACGCTGTCTCGGGTTATTACTGGAGACATCAAACAGGGTCACAAACCCACCGTTTCTGCCATCAGACTCTTTTATCTGATTGTTGGCTTGGTAATGGCTGATGCACAGCTAGCTAGAATCccaaagaacaaagaaaagctgCCAGGGGAACAAAGCAGAATATCAGAACTAATGGTCCATAGAGGACCTGAATGGAGTAAAAGTACTGCTGAAAAactctctctcctcctgcatAAAATGGTtgaattttcttcagttcacCCCCACTGGAAAGTGAGACTGGAACTGGTGGAACTGGTCCACCACTTACTGAGGAACTGCAGTCAGTCGCTGGTGGACTCGTTCAGTCACCTTTTAAAGGCCGTGGTTGGGCTGGTGAACGATGAAAACAGCGAAGTCCAAAGCAGGTGTAACGAGGTTCTGCAAGGTATTGCAGAACAGAGGATTGTAGCGCAGAACAGGGCTCTTGCCGATGTCCTCTCCGAGAACCTCCATTCCCTTGCCACAGCTCTTCCTCGCCTGATGAACTCTCAGGACGACATGGGCAAGGTTTCCACTTTGAGCTTGTTGCTCGGCTATCTGAAGCTGCTGGGCCCCAAGATTAACATTGTCCTCAACTCCACATCCCACCTCCACCGTCTGTCCAAAGCGCTGATGCAAGTTCTGGAGCTGGACGTGACAGATGTGAAGATCGTGGAAGACAGACGCTGGGGCTGCGAGAGCGCGTGCGGACCTTCAGGCTCCTTGCAGCACGGTGCGCAGAAGCGCAGGTGTCAGGAGAAATACTTTCGCTTCTTCACGGAGGAGAAAGttttccagctccttcagcaaGTTTGTCGTGTTCTTGGCTACTACGGGAACCTCTATTTGCTTGTAGATCATTTCATGGGGCTGTACGGTGAATCTGGCATGTACCGAAAGCAGGCAGCGATGGTCCTCAATGAGCTGattgcaggagctgctggaatCGGGGTGGATGTCCTTCAGGAAAGGGAAATTTCACCAAACATGGATGATCTCAAAGGGTCCATAACGTCCATTCTCGATGAGTACACAGACCAGGCGAACTGGTATTTGGTCACTAGCATTGACACAGAAGAAATCAGCCACGAGCACTCTGTGCAACATTCAGGACTTGCTGCCCATCCAGGAGGTGCGTGCAGCAGCAGTCTCCTTCTGTCCCCAGAGTCACACGTAACGACCCACACCATGAACGGCAACATCTGGCAGATCTGCATCCAGCTGGAAGGTGTCGGCTGCTTCGCTGCTGTCCTCGGGAAGGAATTCCGGTTGCTTCTGCTGTCAGCTCTCTACCCTGTGTTGGAGAAGGCTGGTGACAAGACTCTGCTCATCAGTGAGACGGCACTGGGGACGCTGGTAGACATATGCGAGGCCTGCAGTTACAACTCTGTGCAGTCTTTGATTAATGAGAATTCTGACTATCTGGTGAACGGGATTTCCCTGAATTTGCGCCAGCTGGCACATCAGGCGCATGCTTCCCAGGTCCTGGACACCATGCTGAGGCATTCGGATGCCAGCTTGCTGCCGCTGGTAGAAGATGTTATCCAAGATGTCTTGTCTACACTAGATCAGTCTTACAGTAGCCAGGCTTCCACTTTCCTCAGGGTCCTCCACTCAGTAATGGCAGCTTTAG TCCAATGGTTTGGCTCGTCCTGCGGTGAGGAAGACCAGCAAAGGCAGACTGCCGAGTGGCAGAGCAGGACTGCgtcccaggagcagcaggtgGTGACGAGGCAAGAAGTGGAACGATTCTTCCTTGACTATGTCAGACAGAAGCAGATCGCAGAAGGCAACCTTCCTGACCCAGGGGATGAGGAGGCAG ATGAGGTTCCCCACCTTGCTAAGCCGGAGCCAAACAACTCTGACATGGAAGGAGAAACTCCGCTGCCAAGCCATGCTCAACTGGCCAAAGACGTGATGGAGAGGTGCATCCACTTGCTGTCTGACAGGAACCTCCGAGTGCGGCTGAAG GTCCTGGACGTGCTGGAGCTCTGCGTAACTGTGCTGCATCCTCACGGAAACCATCTGCTTCCCATGGCTCATCGTGTCTGGCCAGCTCTCGTCACCCGGCTGATTAGCGATGACCCTCTGGCAGTGCTCAGAGCCTTCAAG GTGCTGTGTACCCTGGCTCAAAAGTGCGGGGACTTTCTGAGGCAGAGATTCTCCAAAGATGTCCTGCCTAAGCTGACCAGTTCCCTCCTCAGCCAGGCCCCAGCAAGTGCCAGAGCCGGGCCTGTGTACAACCACACGCTTGCCTTCAAGTTGCAGCTGGCTGTGTTGCAGGGACTGGGTTCTCTGTGCGAGAAGCTGGACATGG GCGAGAGTGACCTGAATAAAGTGGCAGATGCCTGCCTGATTTACCTCAGTGCCAAGCAACCCATGAAATTGCAAGAAGCTGCCCAGAG TGTTTTCCTCCACTTAATGCACATGGACCCTGACAGCACCTGGCTCCTCCTGAACGAGGTCTGCTGCCCGCACCAGTACGAGCCCCCCCACATCAGCCTGCGGCCCGTGAAGCTACGTGGGATGGGGAGGCAGCGGAACGAGTTCACCGACAACgtgctgctcctgctgaagAGGCTGCAGCAGCGGGAGAGTGCGACGCCACAGGCTGGCACCCAAGAGGCATCTCCTCCGTGA